The Stenotrophomonas indicatrix DNA segment CTGGCCATGTACCACGAAGGTCCGCGCGCTGCATTCAAGGCGATCTGCCAGCGGAGTTCGTTGCTCAATGCGATCGACAACGCCTTGAACGCCGGAGTTGATCTGCAGGGCGCGACGCTTTCGGGTCCGGAGCTTCTGGACATCCCGGCAGAGACCTACCTCGCTGATTGAGCCCGGGGTAGTCAACAGCCGGTCAATCGCCAGTCATCCCTCTCGCGTCTGCAACGCCTTCCCAAGCACCTGCCAGATCTTCGGGTCCTGGCACTGCGACACATTGAATCGCACGTAATCAGCAGCTTTCTGCGACTGGCTGAAGGCATTGCCCGGCGCCACCACCACGCCTTCGCGCAGGCACTGCCGTGCCACCGCCGATGCATCACGACCGTCGGGCAGCTGGCACCACAGGAACAGCCCGGCATCGGGCTGCAGCCATGGCGTGATGCCCAGCTTCTGCACCTGCCGCAGCGTGTGCTTGCGTGCATCGGCCAAGCGCGTGCGCACCGACTGCATGTGGCGGCGGTAGCCACTATCGGTGAGTGCGATCTGCATCAGGTGCGCGGCCAGGTGCCCACCGCCGAAGCTGGTGGCCAGCTTCAGATCGGTCAGTGCCTCGATCCAGTCAGGGCGTGCGGCGATGTAGCCGCAGCGCGATGCCGCCGAGATGGTCTTGGAGAAACTACCGACATGGATCACCCGCGACAATCCATCCAGCGCTGCCAGCCGCGGCGCCGGACGCAGCTCGAAGTCGGCAAAGATGTCATCTTCGATGATGATCAGTTCGCTGTGTTCGGCCAGGCCCAGCAGGCGATGTGCAGTGGTCGCCGACAGCACCGCGCCGGTCGGGTTGTGCAGCCCGGCGTTGGTGATGTACAGGCGCGGCGCGTGTTCCTGCAGCGCGCTGGCAAACACCTGCAGGTCCGGCCCGGTGTGCGTGTACGGTATGCCGATGGCCTGTACCTGATGGGCCTTCAACATCGCGTGGTAATTGAAATAGCTGGGGTCGTCGACCAGCACGCAGTCGCCGGGCTTCAACAGGAAGCGGCAGATCAGGTCGACCGCGTGCGTCCCCGATTCGGCCAGCAGCAGCTGCTCCATCGATGCTTCGATGCCCAGCGTGGCCGCGCGTCGCTGCAGCGTCTGTCGCAATGCCGGCAGGCCGAGCGGCCCCGCGTAGTCGACCAGGTGTGCGGCGTCGGCGCGGGCCATGCGGCGCAGGCCACGGCGCAGGCCATCGTGGTACAGCCAGTCACTGGGCATCCAGCCGCAGCCGGGCTTGAGGTGGCCGGGCGGAGTTTCCAGTGATTGCCGCGATACCCACAAGGGGTCCACCGCGCGATCAAGGCGCGGTTCCATTTCGGCCAGCGCCAGCGGTGCTGCCGGGCCGGCCACGTAGAAGCCGGAGCCGGCGCGCGCGGCGATCACGCCCTCGGCCGCCAATCGTTCGTAGGCCTCGACCACGGTGGACACGGAAACGCCCATCGCCGTGGCCTGCGCGCGCACCGAGGGCAGGCGGCTGCCCGGGCCATCCAGGCGCGAACTGATTCGGGCGCGGACGGCGTGGATGACGCTGTCGATGCGGCTGGGCGGTCGGGACATGCGCGTGACTGTAAGGGAATTGTGGGCAGTACAGTTACTTGTGACTGTACTGGATTGTAGCTGTGTATCGCCCGTGCCTGGTGGCCCAATGACGGGCACGGCCGGCCATTGCCCGGCATTTCTGGAGCAGGGTGTGGAACGGTCGGCAAGCGGATGGATCAATGGCTTCATCGGTGTGGTGATCTTCGCCGGCTCGTTGCCGGCCACCCGCCTGGCAGTGATGGAGCTGGACGCCAGCTTCGTCACCGCCGCACGCGCCAGCATCGCCGCGTTGCTGGGGCTGGTGCTGCTGCTGGCTTTGCGCCAGCCGCGCCCGGTCAGAGGTGATCTGCCCGGTCTGGTGCTGGTCAGCCTGGGCGTAGTGGTGGGCTTCCCCTTGCTGACCGCGTTCGCCCTGCGCCACGCCTCCTCGGCACACACCATTGTGTTCCTCGGACTGCTGCCGCTGAGCACGGCGGTATTCGGCGTCCTGCGTGGCGGTGACCGGCCACGCCCGGCGTTCTGGGTGTTCTCGCTGCTGGGCAGCGCCTGTGTGGTCGGCTACGCCGCGCGCAACGGCATCGAGGCTTCTGTGCAGGCCGACCTGCTGATGCTGGCGGCGATCGTGGTGTGCGGACTCGGCTATGCCGAGGGCGGCCGCCTGGCCCGGCATCTGGGTGGCTGGCAAGTGATCAGTTGGGCACTGCTGCTGGCATTGCCGGTGATGCTGCCGCTGATGGTGGCGATGCGCCCGTCCTCGTTCACGGCGGTCGCCGCGTCGGCCTGGTGGGCGCTGGGGTACGTGGCGGTGTTCAGCATGCTGGTCGGTTTCCTGTTCTGGTATCGCGGCCTGGCCCAGGGCGGTATCGCTGCGGTCGGCCAGCTGCAGCTGCTGCAGCCGTTCTTCGGCCTGGCGCTGGCGGCGCTGCTGCTGCACGAGACCGTCAGCGCCGGCATGTTGCTGGTGACCGTGGCAGCGGTGATCTGCGTGGCCGGTGCCCGCCGCTTCAGCCGCTGACAGCACAGCCTTATCGCCGTGCGATACCGTTGGCGTATCGCGCGGGCGTGCAAACAGTATTGGCCCAGGAGGATGCCGCTCGCCGATGCTGGCTGGATGAAACCCAATTCCAGTATCTCGTTCGAAGGCCAGGTGGGTCTGGTGACCGGTGCCGCCGGCGGCCTCGGCCTGGCCTACAGCCGCCTGCTGGCCCAGCGTGGCGCGCACGTGGTGATGCATGACGTGGGCGCCGCAACGGACGGCACGGGTACCGATCCGCAGCGCATCGCCCAAGCGGTGGCAGCACTGCATGCCCAGGGCCTGCCGGTCGAAGCCGCCAGCGGCCCCATCAACCAGCGCAATGGTTGCCATGCGCTCGTGCAGGACATTCTGCGGCGCCACGGTCGCCTGGACTTCATCATCCACAACGCCGGCTGGGTGGCCTATGCCGGTATCGAAGTGGTGGAAGACGATGCGCTGGAGCAGATGCTGTGCTTGGCGGCGAAGACACCGCTGTGGCTGGCACAGGCGGCATGGCCTGCGATGCGTGCTGCTGGCGGCGGCCGCATCGTGCTGACCACCTCCGATCGCGCGCTGTACCCGCAGTATGCGCAGCGAGGCCTATGCGGCTACGCGATGGCCAAGCTGGCTGCGCAGGGATTGGTCAATGTGCTGGCCTTGGAAGGTGCCGAACACGGCATCGTCGTCAACGCGGTATCGCCGGTGGCCAAGACCCGCATGTGGGGTATCGAGGGGGAGCCGGATGAACTGCATCCAGAGGCGGTCGCGCCCGGGGTCGCCTTCCTTGCTTCCACGCGTTGCCGGCAGGGTGGCTGGACCCTGCGGGCCAGCAACGGCCAGTTCCATGCATTGCGATTGCAGGAAGCCGAACACGTGACCTATCCGCGCGACCTGCATGCGGTGGCAGCGGACAGCATCGAATCGGTGGCCTTGCAGTGGCCGGTCATTGCACGACCGAGTGTCGACGCGCGCGGTTGAACGCGTACCCTAGGCGGGTCTCCACCTGCCTGCGATGAAATGATCGATCTGCGCCTGCTCCGCCAGTTCGTGGCGGTGGCCGAAGAACTGCACTTCCATCGCGCTGCTGCACGCCTGCACATGTCGCAGCCGCCATTGACGGCGGCGATGCGGCGCCTGGAAGACGAGGTGGGTACCGGGCTGATCGTACGCGGCAACCGCACGCTGGGCCTGACCGCGGCGGGGCAGACACTGCTGGTGGAGGCGCGCGCGACGCTGCAACAGGCCGAACAGGCGCTGCAGCGCACGCGCGAATCGGCGGCAGGGCAGACCGGCAGCCTGCGCCTAGGCTATGTCGGCAGCGCACTCTACGGGCGCCTGCCGGCGCTGATCCGCCAGTTCCGTCATGCGTTTGCGCAGGTGCAGCTGCATCTGCACGAAGCCACCTCGCGGCAGCAGCAACAGTGGCTGCGCGAAGGGCGCATCGACCTCGGCATCCTGATTCCACCGATCATTTCCGCAGAGCTGCATCTGCAGGCGTTCGACCATGATCGACTGGCCATTGCCCTGCCGCGCGCGCATCGGTTGGCCGCACAGCAACGGCTGGACGTCGCCGCCCTGGTGGACGAGTCGTTCGTTTCATGGCCCTCTGCTGAAGGTATCGGCTTCCATGCGCAGGTGCTGGGCCTGTGTACCGCTGCCGGCTTCACGCCACGGGTCGTGCAGGAAGCGCAGGGCATGCACGCAGTGCTGTCGCTGGTGGCCGTGGAAGCGGGCGTGGCAATCGTGCCAGCAAGCATGACCGGGTTCCGTCCCGAAGAAATCGTCTATCGGCCACTGGACGGCGGCAACGCTGCGTTCGAACTGAAGTTCTGCATGCGCCCGGAATCGCCGACGCCGGTGCTGCAGAATTTTCTGGCGATGGCAGCACAACCAGTACTGTCGTGATTGCCGGCCGAGCTTCCGTGCTGCACGCGCGGGTAGGACAGCGGCCGGCGTCGTGTGCGCCTCTGGAATGTGATTCGGCCCGCAGTTCCATGCTGGGAATCGTGTCCGCAGCACGCCTGATGCACAGGCGCGGATAACCCCTACATACCGCCTCGCCGACAGCGACCAGCATGTCCCCGTCGGCCATCATCGGCCGACTGGGATTGGCGTCCCATAATCAACTCTGGCACGTGATCGGCAGGCGCACGGATGGCGCCTTCGGATCTCGTGACCCGCTGTCCGTGGTGGGCGATGTGTGGGGATCGCAATGATCCGCCGGTCAGTCCCAGAGTTGTCCGGTACGCCAACCCGCATCGCCCGCCGCCTGTTCGTGGTCAGCCACGAATGCGCTGATGGCGCTTGCCTCG contains these protein-coding regions:
- a CDS encoding SDR family NAD(P)-dependent oxidoreductase is translated as MKPNSSISFEGQVGLVTGAAGGLGLAYSRLLAQRGAHVVMHDVGAATDGTGTDPQRIAQAVAALHAQGLPVEAASGPINQRNGCHALVQDILRRHGRLDFIIHNAGWVAYAGIEVVEDDALEQMLCLAAKTPLWLAQAAWPAMRAAGGGRIVLTTSDRALYPQYAQRGLCGYAMAKLAAQGLVNVLALEGAEHGIVVNAVSPVAKTRMWGIEGEPDELHPEAVAPGVAFLASTRCRQGGWTLRASNGQFHALRLQEAEHVTYPRDLHAVAADSIESVALQWPVIARPSVDARG
- a CDS encoding LysR substrate-binding domain-containing protein translates to MIDLRLLRQFVAVAEELHFHRAAARLHMSQPPLTAAMRRLEDEVGTGLIVRGNRTLGLTAAGQTLLVEARATLQQAEQALQRTRESAAGQTGSLRLGYVGSALYGRLPALIRQFRHAFAQVQLHLHEATSRQQQQWLREGRIDLGILIPPIISAELHLQAFDHDRLAIALPRAHRLAAQQRLDVAALVDESFVSWPSAEGIGFHAQVLGLCTAAGFTPRVVQEAQGMHAVLSLVAVEAGVAIVPASMTGFRPEEIVYRPLDGGNAAFELKFCMRPESPTPVLQNFLAMAAQPVLS
- a CDS encoding DMT family transporter, whose translation is MERSASGWINGFIGVVIFAGSLPATRLAVMELDASFVTAARASIAALLGLVLLLALRQPRPVRGDLPGLVLVSLGVVVGFPLLTAFALRHASSAHTIVFLGLLPLSTAVFGVLRGGDRPRPAFWVFSLLGSACVVGYAARNGIEASVQADLLMLAAIVVCGLGYAEGGRLARHLGGWQVISWALLLALPVMLPLMVAMRPSSFTAVAASAWWALGYVAVFSMLVGFLFWYRGLAQGGIAAVGQLQLLQPFFGLALAALLLHETVSAGMLLVTVAAVICVAGARRFSR
- a CDS encoding PLP-dependent aminotransferase family protein encodes the protein MSRPPSRIDSVIHAVRARISSRLDGPGSRLPSVRAQATAMGVSVSTVVEAYERLAAEGVIAARAGSGFYVAGPAAPLALAEMEPRLDRAVDPLWVSRQSLETPPGHLKPGCGWMPSDWLYHDGLRRGLRRMARADAAHLVDYAGPLGLPALRQTLQRRAATLGIEASMEQLLLAESGTHAVDLICRFLLKPGDCVLVDDPSYFNYHAMLKAHQVQAIGIPYTHTGPDLQVFASALQEHAPRLYITNAGLHNPTGAVLSATTAHRLLGLAEHSELIIIEDDIFADFELRPAPRLAALDGLSRVIHVGSFSKTISAASRCGYIAARPDWIEALTDLKLATSFGGGHLAAHLMQIALTDSGYRRHMQSVRTRLADARKHTLRQVQKLGITPWLQPDAGLFLWCQLPDGRDASAVARQCLREGVVVAPGNAFSQSQKAADYVRFNVSQCQDPKIWQVLGKALQTREG